One Malania oleifera isolate guangnan ecotype guangnan chromosome 9, ASM2987363v1, whole genome shotgun sequence DNA segment encodes these proteins:
- the LOC131163560 gene encoding putative disease resistance RPP13-like protein 1: MHDLMHDLAELVAGEGICRGSSEAANITEKTRHLSFPYESESYSTEIPSTLFNAGDQNVTRFNWEVEATKTLKLSSCEELEELPRDIENLIKLVDLNLEKCKSLRCMPQGVGQLKQLRYLDLSWNRSMKQLPESITRLVNLQTLNLTRCLELEELPTDIKNLVKLVDLNLEGCESLRCMPQGVGQLSNLRTLNWFVVGENATTSGGLLNELKGLNNLEGKLKIVMRRRIKSAEASEANLKEMQHLRDLELEWRQESHEDGEEDDYESVLDGLQSPPNLRELRMTGYGGRRWPSWMINMQSFTSLPSLRLREFPQLESLPEGMRCLTSLQELHICLCPLLLKRCEKETGEDWRKIAHVPSIVIW; this comes from the exons ATGCATGATCTGATGCACGACCTTGCAGAATTGGTTGCTGGGGAaggaatttgtcgtgggagctcAGAGGCAGCAAATATTACAGAAAAGACACGTCACCTGTCATTCCCTTATGAGTCGGAAAGTTATTCGACGGAAATTCCATCTACACTGTTCAATGCAG GGGATCAAAATGTTACCAGATTCAATTGGGAAGTTGAAGCAACTAAG ACTCTGAAGCTCTCTTCGTGTGAGGAACTCGAAGAATTGCCGAGGGATATTGAGAATTTAATCAAATTGGTGGATCTTAATTTGGAAAAATGCAAGAGTTTGAGATGTATGCCGCAAGGAGTGGGGCAGTTGAAGCAACTAAGGTATCTTGACCTTTCTTGGAACCGCAGTATGAAACAACTCCCTGAATCTATTACCCGCCTGGTGAATTTACAGACGCTGAATCTCACTAGGTGTCTGGAACTCGAAGAATTGCCGACGGATATTAAGAATTTAGTCAAATTGGTGGATCTTAATTTGGAAGGGTGCGAGAGTTTGAGATGTATGCCGCAAGGAGTGGGGCAGTTGTCTAACCTTCGAACGTTGAATTGGTTTGTGGTGGGCGAGAATGCAACCACAAGCGGTGGACTACTCAACGAGTTGAAAGGGTTAAATAATCTGGAAGGGAAGTTGAAGATTGTAATGAGGAGAAGGATAAAAAGTGCAGAAGCATCGGAAGCGAATTTGAAGGAAATGCAACACCTTCGAGACCTGGAATTGGAGTGGAGGCAAGAAAGCCACGAGGATGGGGAGGAGGATGATTATGAATCAGTGTTGGATGGCCTTCAGTCGCCCCCAAATCTGAGAGAATTGAGGATGACAGGGTACGGTGGGAGAAGGTGGCCAAGTTGGATGATTAACATGCAATCTTTCACCTCGCTTCCAAGCCTTCGGCTTCGGGAATTCCCCCAACTAGAATCACTGCCGGAAGGGATGCGTTGCCTCACCTCTCTTCAAGAGTTGCATATTTGTCTATGCCCACTTTTATTGAAAAGATGCGAAAAAGAAACAGGGGAGGATTGGCGCAAGATCGCTCACGTCCCCTCAATAGTTATATGGTGA
- the LOC131163561 gene encoding putative disease resistance protein RGA3, protein MAEAILFGLAETLLQKLGSSAFNEIGLAWAVKEEVQKLNTTVSIIKDVLLDAEEQSTHNRKITTWLRELQDVVYDAEDLLDNVSTTALQQKVITQNKLARKLCLFFSSSNQIVFGLKMGHRIKAIRERVDEHEKLKNQFNLTDQPTDSRSFTGLHHVAIGDNFSVIPIVGMGGLGKTTLAQYVYNDEKIGEHFTPKMWVCVSNDFNMKRIVEKILESATEKKTEGGLQMDTLQVRLGKEIGGKKYLLVLDDVWNEDHTLWDKLKDLLNVCASGSKIIVTTRSRRVAEITSPVEPYVLEGLDEQRSWDLFKKMAFKPGEEPQNQVDIGKEIVKRCLGVPLAIRTLASLLYSQDTKYWESIKNKEFSKIAQKESDILPILRISYDELPSYLKHCFAYCSLYPKDSEIKKRTLIQLWMANGFLHSQDGKQ, encoded by the exons ATGGCTGAAGCAATTTTGTTCGGTTTGGCTGAGACTCTCCTCCAAAAATTGGGTTCTAGTGCTTTTAATGAGATTGGATTGGCATGGGCTGTCAAAGAGGAAGTTCAAAAGCTCAATACCACAGTTTCCATAATCAAGGATGTGCTTTTGGATGCGGAGGAGCAAAGTACCCATAACCGCAAGATAACAACTTGGCTTCGAGAGCTTCAAGATGTAGTTTACGATGCAGAAGATTTGCTCGACAATGTCTCTACGACAGCTTTGCAACAAAAGGTGATAACCCAAAACAAACTTGCGAGAAAGCTGTGCCTTTTCTTTTCGAGCTCCAATCAGATTGTGTTTGGTCTGAAGATGGGTCATAGGATTAAGGCTATTAGGGAGAGGGTGGATGAACATGAAAAGCTTAAGAACCAATTCAACTTAACTGATCAACCCACAGA TAGCCGATCGTTTACTGGACTGCATCATGTTGCCATCGGAGATAACTTTTCAGTCATTCCAATTGTTGGAATGGGGGGCCTAGGAAAGACTACTCTTGCTCAATATGTGTACAATGATGAGAAAATTGGAGAACATTTTACGCCAAAAATGTGGGTTTGTGTGtcaaatgattttaatatgaagAGAATTGTTGAAAAAATTTTAGAATCTGCAACTGAGAAGAAAACTGAGGGGGGCCTACAGATGGATACACTGCAAGTTCGCCTTGGGAAAGAAATTGGTGGTAAGAAATACTTGCTTGTTTTAGACGATGTTTGGAATGAGGATCATACATTGTGGGACAAACTAAAAGATTTGTTAAATGTATGTGCAAGTGGAAGTAAGATTATAGTAACAACTCGGAGCCGTAGGGTTGCAGAAATCACAAGCCCCGTTGAACCATATGTTTTAGAAGGTCTTGATGAGCAAAGGTCATGGGATTTGTTTAAGAAAATGGCATTTAAACCAGGCGAGGAGCCACAAAACCAAGTGGACATTGGAAAGGAGATTGTTAAAAGGTGTTTAGGTGTTCCTCTTGCCATACGGACTTTGGCAAGCTTATTGTACTCCCAAGATACCAAGTACTGGGAATccattaaaaataaagaattttcaaaaatagCCCAAAAAGAAAGTGATATTTTGCCTATCCTGAGAATTAGCTATGATGAGCTCCCGTCATACTTAAAGCACTGCTTTGCTTACTGCTCACTATATCCCAAAGATTCTGAAATTAAGAAGCGAACCTTGATCCAACTTTGGATGGCAAACGGTTTTCTTCATTCACAGGATGGAAAACAATGA